AAGTCTGTTTTTATCACTTTATTGCGGCATTCAACCTGAACGAACCACAAATGCCCATAAAAGCCTTACTGTTTGACCTTGACGGCGTCATTGTCGATACCGCCATTTTTCATTACCAGGCCTGGCGACGCATGGCCAACAGCCTCGGATTTGACATTACGGAGGAATTCAATGAACAGTTGAAGGGCATCAGCCGCACCGAATCGCTGGACATTATTCTGGCGCACGGCGGACTGGTACTTTCCGACGAGAAGAAAGCCGAACTGGCCGCCCAGAAAAACGAGTGGTACCTCGAACTGGTTTCGCAGATGACCCCCGCGAACATTCTGCCGGGGGTGACGGACTTCTTCGCCCAGGTCAAAGCCGCCGGGCTGAAAACGGCCCTGGGGTCGGTGAGCAAAAACGCCCGGCTGATTCTGGAGCGCATCGGAATGCTCGACGACTTCGACGCCATTATTGACGGTACTAAGATCAGCCGCGGCAAACCCGACCCCGAGGTGTTTCTGAAAGGTGCCGCCGAAACCAAGGCGCAGCCGGACGAATGCGTGGTGTTTGAAGACGCCGTAGCCGGAATTGAAGCGGCCAAACGGGGCGGTATGCTGGCCGTAGGCATTGGCGAACCAGCGGTTCTGACGTGGGCGGATCTGGTCGTTGGCTCCCTGGCGGACCTTACCCTGGACGAAGTGTTAACGCTAGCGCCCACGCATCGCTAGCGGTATCAAAAGAAACGAAAACCATGCAAAAACTCGAAACGGCCCAACAGCTTCAGGAGCGAATCAGGGCGGTTCTGGCGACCGTTGAGCGGGAGTTTCGGCCCCTGAGCGACGAGCAACTCAACTGGAAACCGGATACGCGGCAGTGGAGCATTACCCAGTGTTTGCAGCACCTGAACCTGGCCGAACGGTTTTACATCCGCAACCTCCAGAAAAAAGTCGACGACCTGGGTCTGATCCAAACCAACCCGACCGATCAGGCGCTACAAGCCGGTCTGGCGGGCCGGTTGCTGCGCTACGCTGTCGATCCGAACACCACCATGAAATTGCCCACGGTTTCGTTTATGAAGCCCCGCCATGATCTGAACGCCCGGGACGTAATGCAGCAGTTTATCGAATTGCAGCAGCTCTTGCACGATTTACTCGATAAAGCCACGTACCTCGACTGGAACCGTGAAAGGCTGATGACGCTGTTTGGCAACTGGCTTAAAATCAACCTGGGGGATGCCTTTCTGATGCTTGTTGCCCACAGCGAACGGCACATCAATCAGGCCCTGCGGGTGAAACAACAGGCCGCCGGAACCTCATCAAACTAGTCGTTGAACGTGCCGATTGGCCGCTAAATTGCAGAATACCGTCTATGGATGGCTTGTCACCCAAAGATTTTATAAACCCAGTATTCGGATGAAACAGTATTTGAAGCACGACCCCTGGTTAATTATTGAAGAAGATTTCCACCGCAACTACAACGAAATCACGGAAAGCGTCATGAGTCTAGGCAACGGACGCATGGGCCAACGGGGCAATTTTGAGGAACATTTCTCGGGTAAAACCTTGCAGGGCAACTACGTTGCGGGCGTGTATTACCCCGACAAAACCCGGGTGGGCTGGTGGAAAAACGGATATCCCGAATACTTCGCCAAAGTCCTGAACGCGGCCAACTGGATCGGTATCGACATCACGGTTGAATACGAAACCCTCGACCTGAACACCTGCGAAGTGCGCGATTTTCGGCGGGTGCTGAACATGCGGGAAGGGTACCTCGAACGGTCGTTCGTGGCGATTCTGAGGAGCGGAAAAGAGCTTCAGGTGAACGTTAAACGGTTTTGCTCGATTGTCGACGACGAAGCCGGGGCCATTCGCTACAGCCTGACGCCCCTGAACTTTGACGCCAAGATTACCGTCGAACCGTACATCGACGGCAACATCCGCAACCGGGATTCCAACTACGACGAGACATTCTGGGACGAGGTGCGGAAGGAAACCGCCTACGGTGAAGGCTACATCGAACTGCGCACCCGCAAAACCGGCTTCCACGTCTGCTCGGGCATGTGCGTCGAAATTGAGCAGGACGGCGTTCGGATTGATTTTCAGTCGCAGCCCATTCGCCGGGAAAAATACGTGGCCAACCGCATGACGCTCGATTGCCAGCAGGGCCAGGAAACCGTTCTTTATAAATACGCCGTCAACCTGTCGTCGCTCAATTACGATTCGGATTATATTGTTGCCGAGGCCCACAAATCCATTCAGCGCATCACCCGGAAAGGGTTTGACCGGATGCTGCTCGATCAGCAGCAGGCCTGGGCCGACAAATGGAAGACGAATGACATTACCATTGAAGGGGACGCTGCGGCCCAGCAGGGCATCCGGTTCTGCATTTTCCAGCTCAACCAGACGTATACCGGCGAAGACGAGCGTTTGAACATCGGTCCGAAAGGCTTCACCGGCGAAAAATACGGCGGCTCCACCTATTGGGACACCGAAGCCTACTGCCTGCCGTTCTACCTGTCTACCGCCGATCAGAAGGTGAGCCGTAACCTGTTGCGGTACCGGTACAAACACCTGGAAAAAGCCATCGAGAATGCCCGCAAGCTCGGATTCAAAGCCGGGGCTGCGCTTTACCCGATGGTGACGATGAACGGCGAGGAATGCCATAACGAGTGGGAAATCACGTTCGAAGAGATTCACCGCAACGGAGCCATTGCCCACGCCGTTTATGATTACGTGCGGTATACGGGCGATGAGAATTACCTGGTTGAATACGGTCTGGAAGTGCTGATTGCCATCAGCCGGTTCTGGAGCCAGCGCGTTAACTGGTCGGAAGCCAAGCAGCAGTACGTGATGCTGGGCGTTACCGGCCCGAATGAGTACGAAAACAACGTCAACAACAACTGGTACACCAACTACCTGGCCGCCTGGACGTTGCGCTACACCATCGAAACCGTCGGCCGCGTGAAGGAACTGAACCCTGAGAGGTTCAACGAGTTGTGCGACCGGATTCACTTCCGTGAAGAAAAGGAAATTGCGACAGCGAAGCACATCATCGACCACATGCACTTTCCCTACGACGAAAACCGGCAGGTGTTTCTGCAACAGGATTCGTTTCTGGACAAGGAACTGATGACCGTCAGCGAGATTCCCAAAGGCCAGCGGCCGCTCAACCAGCACTGGTCGTGGGATCGGATTCTGCGCTCGTGCTTCATCAAACAGGCCGATGTGCTGCAAGGCATTTACTTTTTCGAGGACGATTTCGACGAGGAAACCATTCGCCGGAACTTCGATTTCTACGAACCCATGACCGTTCACGAATCGTCGCTTTCGCCCTGCGTCCACTCGGTGCTGGCCTCGAAGCTGGGCATGAAAGACAAAGCCTACGAAATGTACCTGCGCACGGCCCGGCTGGACCTCGACGATTACAACAACGATACGGAAGACGGCTGCCACATAACCTCGATGGCCGGAAGCTGGCTGGCCGTGGTAAAAGGCTTCGGCGGCTTGCGGATCAAGGACGACCAGGTGGTGCTTACCCCCTACTGCCCGGACAATTGGGAATCACTGGCCTTCAAAATTCGCTTCCGGGGCGCTTTGCTGGAAGTGAAAGTAACGCAGAACGAGGTGTCGGTGGAGAATTTTTCGGGCCAAACGGCCGAGATTGTCGTCTTCGGCGAATCGATGTCGCTGGCCGGCAAGAGTCAGAAAGCGTTTAAACGATCGGCCCTCGCACCGGAATCGAACTAGTTTTCTTTGTGCTATTTTTCAATCATGCCCCCGGCGGTCACCCATCCGGGGGCATTTTATTTTAGCGACGAACCGGCAATGAATGCATCCTGACAGCTGGGTACGTGCGAGCGGCTTCAACGGTTTGGCAAGAAACAGACCCGCGAAATCCAGCGTACTTGTAACGCCGTGTTTTAGGCGCAGGGCCGTCTTTTCAGACCGACACGTGGGTTTGCAGCCGGAAACAACACCCCCGTTTTTACCTATGCATTCCGGTATTCTGTTTACTTTGCGGCCTGTCCGGCTGGCAATACCCATCCTACCAGGCAAGGCGACTTTTACCTAAACCGTCCGATGCGCATCTCATTTTTCCTCCTGACCACCCTGCTGTTTAGGGGTTTGTCCTTCATCTCCTCCCCCGATTTCGCCCAACCGCCGGTACCGGTTATTCTGGACACCGACATGGACTCGGATGTAGACGATGTGGGTGCACTGGCCATGCTCCACGCTTACGAACGGGCCGGGAAAGTCAACATACTGGGCGTGATTGTCACCAGTGACGAAGTAAACAGTGCCGCCTGTACGGACGCCATCAACACTTTCTTCGGACGGGGTACTCTTCCCATTGGGGTCAGTCAGCGGGATTCCCTGAAGAGTTTTTCGAAGTATACACAGGCCGTTGCGCAGGCGTTTCCGCATCAGATAACGAACCGCACGGCCGAAGCCGCCACGAGCGTGTACCGGCGTTTGCTGGCGGCCCAGCCCGACGGCAGCGTGGTCATCATCACCATTGGCCACCTGACGAGTCTGAGCCGGTTGCTTCATTCCGGCCCGGATGCCGCCAGTCCGCTGGATGGTCGGGCGCTGGTGGCTCGGAAAGTAAAACGTTGGTCGTGCATGGGTGGTCAGTTCCCCAACGGCAAGGAAGCCAACTTTTACCGCCCCGACCCCGCTTCGACCGTCGACTGCTTGAGTACGTGGACCCTGCCCGTAACGTTTGCGGGGTGGGAAGTGGGTCAGCAGATCGTGACCGGCGGCTCGGCTTTTCGGGAACGTTGCTCCGCTCAAAGTCCCGTTTACCGGGGATACGAACAATACAACGGTTTTCAGGGCCGGGCCAGTTGGGATCAGGTCGCCGTGCTGGAAGCCGTCGAAGGTCTTGAACCCTATTTTTCAGCCGAAAACGGGCAGTGCGTCGTGGCTGCGGACGGCAGCAACCAATGGCAGCCCACGTCCCAAACTAACCACCGGTATTTAAAAATTAAGGGTTCACCCGAAGCGATTCAAAAACGAATCGAAACGCTGATGCTGGGGGGGTGGTGACCGTCTCCTTATTTCTTCAACGAAGTATTTTTTGCCAGTTTTCCCAACACAACCCCCAACGTCACTTGAACGGAGGGCCGCCAGCCTTTCCGAAAGTTAGCCGTGACATTCCGCTTGTAATCCCAGGTCTGGTTGTCGTTCGTCCAGTAATACCCATTCCAGTAATCCGGATGTTGGGTAATGTTTTGGGTCGAGAACAGTTTAGCAATGGATTGAAACCCCAAGGCCCCGGCCAGCGTGACCCGCCGGAAAAGGTAAAATTTACCGCCCACTGAGAAATCGGCGGCCAACGAAAAACCAGCCGCGCGCAACGAGTCAGCGGGAATCGCATAACGCGGAACCTGTTCCAGTTGCAAAACCGAATAATCTCCCAGAACGCGCACGGAAGCAAACAAATCGAGGATGTTATTTTGCAGGTCGTAATACCGTCGATAACCGATTCCCAGTTTGGTAGCACGAAACCGGTCCACTCGGGGCGGCAATAAAAGGGCGTGACCGTGCTGGCTGCTGTTGTGATAGGCTGATATCACCACACTGTTCAGACGTCCAAGGTACCGTTCGTACTGAACCACCTGAAATTTTGGGTGAACAAATCCTACCGGTGAAACGGAAATTTCCTGACGCTGGGCCTGTGCTCCCCTTAGGGTCGCCACCAACAACAGGAGAATCAAGGAAAAATTCTTCATCATTCAAAAGGTAAGTGGATCGTTGAGCGCAACTTACGGTTTACGCCTGTCTTCCCAAACCAACATCGGGTTTTCGGCTTCTTTGGAAAACTCCGGGCAGCGACCATCCCCTTTGCCCGAAAAGCCGCCGTCGGGCGCACAAAGCGTGTCGCAGTTGGCAATCACCACGCCTGGAATATCGCAGCAGCGGGGCGGAATGTAATACACCTCCTGGCCTTTGAACGCATAGCGATAGACCTGCGCCGGAGGGTTCCAGACAGGCTCCTGCTTAATTTTTTCGAT
This Larkinella insperata DNA region includes the following protein-coding sequences:
- a CDS encoding nucleoside hydrolase yields the protein MRISFFLLTTLLFRGLSFISSPDFAQPPVPVILDTDMDSDVDDVGALAMLHAYERAGKVNILGVIVTSDEVNSAACTDAINTFFGRGTLPIGVSQRDSLKSFSKYTQAVAQAFPHQITNRTAEAATSVYRRLLAAQPDGSVVIITIGHLTSLSRLLHSGPDAASPLDGRALVARKVKRWSCMGGQFPNGKEANFYRPDPASTVDCLSTWTLPVTFAGWEVGQQIVTGGSAFRERCSAQSPVYRGYEQYNGFQGRASWDQVAVLEAVEGLEPYFSAENGQCVVAADGSNQWQPTSQTNHRYLKIKGSPEAIQKRIETLMLGGW
- a CDS encoding DinB family protein; this translates as MQKLETAQQLQERIRAVLATVEREFRPLSDEQLNWKPDTRQWSITQCLQHLNLAERFYIRNLQKKVDDLGLIQTNPTDQALQAGLAGRLLRYAVDPNTTMKLPTVSFMKPRHDLNARDVMQQFIELQQLLHDLLDKATYLDWNRERLMTLFGNWLKINLGDAFLMLVAHSERHINQALRVKQQAAGTSSN
- a CDS encoding DUF6970 domain-containing protein, giving the protein MKTFVSILILTLILGCEDKNPAPETVPDCIQQVIEKIKQEPVWNPPAQVYRYAFKGQEVYYIPPRCCDIPGVVIANCDTLCAPDGGFSGKGDGRCPEFSKEAENPMLVWEDRRKP
- a CDS encoding glycoside hydrolase family 65 protein; the encoded protein is MKQYLKHDPWLIIEEDFHRNYNEITESVMSLGNGRMGQRGNFEEHFSGKTLQGNYVAGVYYPDKTRVGWWKNGYPEYFAKVLNAANWIGIDITVEYETLDLNTCEVRDFRRVLNMREGYLERSFVAILRSGKELQVNVKRFCSIVDDEAGAIRYSLTPLNFDAKITVEPYIDGNIRNRDSNYDETFWDEVRKETAYGEGYIELRTRKTGFHVCSGMCVEIEQDGVRIDFQSQPIRREKYVANRMTLDCQQGQETVLYKYAVNLSSLNYDSDYIVAEAHKSIQRITRKGFDRMLLDQQQAWADKWKTNDITIEGDAAAQQGIRFCIFQLNQTYTGEDERLNIGPKGFTGEKYGGSTYWDTEAYCLPFYLSTADQKVSRNLLRYRYKHLEKAIENARKLGFKAGAALYPMVTMNGEECHNEWEITFEEIHRNGAIAHAVYDYVRYTGDENYLVEYGLEVLIAISRFWSQRVNWSEAKQQYVMLGVTGPNEYENNVNNNWYTNYLAAWTLRYTIETVGRVKELNPERFNELCDRIHFREEKEIATAKHIIDHMHFPYDENRQVFLQQDSFLDKELMTVSEIPKGQRPLNQHWSWDRILRSCFIKQADVLQGIYFFEDDFDEETIRRNFDFYEPMTVHESSLSPCVHSVLASKLGMKDKAYEMYLRTARLDLDDYNNDTEDGCHITSMAGSWLAVVKGFGGLRIKDDQVVLTPYCPDNWESLAFKIRFRGALLEVKVTQNEVSVENFSGQTAEIVVFGESMSLAGKSQKAFKRSALAPESN
- the pgmB gene encoding beta-phosphoglucomutase; amino-acid sequence: MPIKALLFDLDGVIVDTAIFHYQAWRRMANSLGFDITEEFNEQLKGISRTESLDIILAHGGLVLSDEKKAELAAQKNEWYLELVSQMTPANILPGVTDFFAQVKAAGLKTALGSVSKNARLILERIGMLDDFDAIIDGTKISRGKPDPEVFLKGAAETKAQPDECVVFEDAVAGIEAAKRGGMLAVGIGEPAVLTWADLVVGSLADLTLDEVLTLAPTHR